In the Theobroma cacao cultivar B97-61/B2 chromosome 1, Criollo_cocoa_genome_V2, whole genome shotgun sequence genome, one interval contains:
- the LOC18613904 gene encoding heterogeneous nuclear ribonucleoprotein R isoform X2 — protein MAENAEVDERVDLDDNYMEEEDDDVEEHLEEDVVDDGGDGNGEENDEEEYEDTKSGVSGKDQSSEIERSHIETEHVEDEEKPVASVSEEEKEKHAQLLALPPHGSEVFIGGLPKDVSEEDLRELCEPIGEIFEIRLMKDRESGESKGYAFVAFKSKEVAQKAIEELHSKEFRGKTIRCSLSETKNRLFIGNVPKSWTEDEFKKIIEGVGPGVENVELIKDPQNTSRNRGFAFILYYNNACADYSRQKMSSANFKLDGNTPTVTWADPKSTPDHSAASQVKALYVKNIPDNTSTEKLKEVFQRHGEVIKVVMPPGKAGKRDFGFIHYAERSSALKAVKDTEKYEIDGQVLEVVLAKPQTDKKTDAAYPYSAGLHPNQLTHPGYGGFTGAPYASPVIYGRGPMPSGMQMVPMVLPDGRIGYVLQQPGVQMPPPRPRRVDRSNGPGGPAGRGGSSGGDDGNRSRRYRPY, from the exons ATGGCGGAGAATGCAGAAGTTGATGAGAGGGTGGATCTCGATGACAATTACATGGAGGAAGAggatgatgatgttgaagagCATCTAGAGGAGGATGTGGTGGATGATGGTGGCGATGGAAATGgggaagaaaatgatgaagagGAGTATGAGGACACAAAATCTGGGGTGAGTGGAAAAGATCAATCATCAGAAATAGAAAGAAGCCACATTGAAACAGAGCATgtggaagatgaagaaaagcCTGTCGCTTCTGttagtgaagaagaaaaagagaagcatGCTCAACTTCTTGCCTTGCCTCCCCATGGTTCTGAGGTTTTCATTGGAGGGCTTCCAAAGGATGTCTCGGAAGAAGACTTGAGAGAACTTTGTGAACCAATAGGAGAAATTTTTGAG ATAAGGTTAATGAAAGATAGGGAATCTGGTGAAAGCAAGGGTTATGCTTTTGTGGCATTCAAATCAAAAGAGGTTGCACAAAAGGCAATTGAAGAGTTACATAGTAAAGAGTTCAGG GGTAAAACAATAAGGTGTTCTCTCTCTGAAACTAAAAACAGATTATTTATTGGTAATGTTCCAAAGAGCTGGACTGAGGATGAGTTCAAGAAAATCATTGAGGGTGTTGGTCCTGGAGTTGAAAATGTTGAACTAATAAAG GATCCTCAAAATACAAGCCGTAATCGTGGTTTTGCTTTTATCTTATACTACAACAATGCCTGCGCTGATTATTCCAGGCAGAAAATGTCAAGTGCAAATTTTAAGCTGGATGGCAATACCCCTACTGTCACCTGGGCTGATCCCAAGAGTACACCTGATCATTCTGCTGCTTCCCAG gTGAAGGCTCTGTATGTCAAAAACATACCTGATAACACTTCTACGGAGAAACTAAAGGAAGTTTTTCAGCGCCATGGGGAAGTGATAAAAGTGGTAATGCCACCTGGAAAGGCTGGGAAGCGGGATTTTGGGTTTATACATTATGCTGAAAGGTCAAGTGCTTTAAAGGCTGTCAAAGATACAGAGAAATATGAAATAGATG GCCAAGTCTTGGAGGTTGTCCTTGCCAAGCCTCAGACTGATAAGAAAACTGATGCAGCATACCCTTACAGTGCTGGGCTTCATCCAAACCAGCTTACGCATCCTGGGTATGGTGGTTTTACTGGAGCTCCATATGCTTCT CCAGTAATATATGGAAGAGGGCCAATGCCATCAGGGATGCAAATGGTACCCATGGTTCTACCAGATGGCCGAATTGGATATGTCCT CCAGCAGCCTGGAGTGCAAATGCCACCTCCTCGTCCTCGAAGAGTTGATCGGAGCAATGGTCCAGGTGGACCAGCTGGACGAGGTGGCAGTAGTGGTGGCGATGATGGCAACCGCAGTAGAAGGTATCGGCCCTATTAG
- the LOC18613907 gene encoding CBL-interacting serine/threonine-protein kinase 9 isoform X2 translates to MSTKKKTAQGQTRTRVGKYELGRTLGEGSFAKVKFAKNVETGECVAIKILDRDQVLRHRMVEQIKREISTMKLIKHPNVIKIFEVMASKTKIYIVIEFVDGGELFDKIAKRGRLKEDEARSYFHQLINAVDYCHSRAVYHRDLKPENLLLDSFGVLKISDFGLSAFSQQVREDGLLHTACGTPNYVAPEVLKDKGYDGTSSDIWSCGVILFVLMAGYLPFDEPNLAALYKKIWMADFTCPSWFSSGARKLIKRILDPNPLTRISIPEILQDEWFKKGYKPPQFEQEEDVNLDDIDAVFNDSNEHLVTERKEKPVSMNAFELISRSQSFSLDNLFEKQTGHVKRETSFASQCPPNEIISKIEEAAKPLGFNVHKRNYKMKLKGDKSGRKGQLSVATEVFEVAPSLHMVELRKTGGDTLEFHKVSFWL, encoded by the exons ATGAGCACGAAGAAGAAGACGGCGCAGGGTCAGACGAGGACACGTGTCGGGAAGTACGAGCTGGGAAGAACCTTGGGTGAGGGTAGTTTTGCGAAGGTTAAGTTCGCCAAGAATGTTGAGACCGGAGAGTGCGTGGCTATTAAAATCCTGGACCGTGACCAAGTTCTCCGTCACCGAATGGTCGAACAG ataaaaagagaaatatcAACAATGAAGCTTATCAAGCATCCCAAtgtcattaaaatatttgag GTTATGGCAAGCAAGACAAAGATTTATATCGTGATCGAGTTTGTTGATGGAGGCGAGCTTTTCGACAAAATT GCCAAGCGTGGGAGACTAAAAGAGGATGAAGCTAGAAGCTATTTTCATCAGCTTATTAATGCTGTTGATTACTGCCACAGTAGAGCCGTCTACCATAGAGATTTGAAG CCTGAGAATCTTCTTCTGGACTCGTTTGGTGTTCTTAAGATTTCAGATTTTGGATTGAGTGCTTTCTCGCAGCAAGTTCGG GAAGATGGGTTGCTTCACACGGCCTGTGGGACTCCAAATTATGTTGCTCCAGAG GTGCTCAAAGATAAAGGTTATGATGGTACATCATCTGATATTTGGTCTTGTGGAGTTATTCTCTTCGTACTTATGGCTGGCTATTTGCCTTTTGATGAGCCAAATCTTGCAGCCTTGTATAAAAAA ATCTGGATGGCTGATTTCACCTGTCCATCATGGTTTTCATCTGGTGCAAGGAAATTGATTAAGCGTATTCTTGATCCAAACCCTCTTACA CGTATAAGTATTCCTGAAATTCTACAAGATGAATGGTTCAAGAAAGGGTACAAGCCACCACAATTTGAGCAGGAAGAGGATGTAAATCTTGATGACATAGATGCGGTTTTTAATGACTCAAAT GAGCACCTTGTAAcagaaaggaaagagaaacCCGTATCAATGAATGCTTTTGAGCTTATCTCTAGGTCACAAAGCTTCAGTCTCGACAATTTGTTTGAGAAGCAGACG GGTCATGTTAAGCGAGAAACCAGTTTTGCTTCCCAATGTCCTCCAAATGAAATTATCTCCAAAATTGAGGAAGCTGCTAAGCCTCTGGGCTTTAATGTTCACAAGAGAAACTACAAG atgaagttgaaaggtgaCAAAAGTGGGAGAAAGGGCCAGCTTTCTGTTGCTACCGAG GTGTTTGAGGTGGCTCCCTCCTTGCACATGGTGGAGCTCCGGAAAACTGGTGGTGACACCTTGGAGTTTCACAAGGTATCGTTTTGGCTATGA
- the LOC18613905 gene encoding uncharacterized protein LOC18613905, with amino-acid sequence MWAASLTPVEPTLPAPIPKPTKHPPLTPFPINVSVHPRLSRKAAASNAKQEEGKEISGSDVLWALQRAAASNAKQEEGKEISGSDVLWALQRAAAQKTKAKRKKKGLASSEASRRDKDGIDYSNVRPLEIKGEWILKLDELEKRLRELEQTA; translated from the coding sequence ATGTGGGCTGCGTCTCTAACTCCGGTCGAGCCAACATTACCCGCTCCCATACCCAAACCCACCAAACATCCACCACTCACCCCTTTTCCAATCAACGTCTCAGTCCATCCCCGTTTGTCTCGTAAGGCAGCCGCCTCCAACGCCAAGCAAGAAGAGGGAAAGGAGATAAGTGGGTCAGATGTGCTTTGGGCTCTGCAGAGAGCAGCCGCCTCCAACGCCAAGCAAGAAGAGGGAAAGGAGATAAGTGGGTCAGATGTGCTTTGGGCTCTGCAGAGAGCAGCCGCCCAGAAGACGAAAGccaagagaaagaagaagggaTTAGCGTCATCAGAAGCCAGCCGTAGAGATAAGGATGGCATTGATTACAGTAACGTCAGGCCCTTGGAAATAAAGGGTGAGTGGATTCTTAAATTGGATGAGCTGGAAAAGCGTCTTCGGGAGCTGGAACAAACCGCTTGA
- the LOC18613906 gene encoding 3-ketoacyl-CoA synthase 1, with protein MDKDSIEMDKERLTAEMAFKDSSAVIKIRQRLPDFLQSVKLKYVKLGYGYSCNPATILTFALILPLFIATLLQFTGLKLDRISELWTNPALRLDSIDAATRLAGSLVLFVLFGLYYAKRSRPVYLVDFACFKPEDDRKMSIDSFINMTEDTGAFTEETLQFQRRISTRSGLGDETYFPRGITSRPPKLCFEEARSEAEAVMFGALDSLFEKTGVKPKDIGILIVNCSLFSPTPSLSAMIVNHYKLRTDIKSYNLGGMGCSAGLISIELAKNLLQANPNTYAVVVSTENITLNWYFGNDRSMLLCNCIFRMGGAAVLLSNKARDRARSKYQLVHLVRTHKGADDKYYNCVYQREDDKGTIGVSLARELMAVAGDALKTNITTLGPLVLPFTEQFIFFLTLVRRKIFKAKVKPYIPDFKLAFEHFCIHAGGRAVLDEVQKNLQLTDWHLEPSRMTLHRFGNTSSSSLWYELAYTEAKGRVSGGDRVWQIAFGSGFKCNSALWRALRSTPESESRGNPWKDEIEKYPVKVPLV; from the coding sequence ATGGATAAGGATAGTATAGAGATGGATAAAGAGAGGCTGACGGCGGAAATGGCATTCAAAGACTCCTCCGCCGTCATCAAAATCCGGCAAAGATTGCCTGACTTCCTGCAATCTGTAAAGCTTAAGTATGTAAAGTTAGGTTATGGTTATTCATGTAACCCCGCCACTATTCTCACGTTTGCTCTAATCCTACCGCTTTTCATTGCCACGCTGCTTCAGTTCACTGGTCTAAAATTGGACCGGATTTCCGAGTTATGGACCAACCCAGCCCTTCGACTTGATAGCATTGATGCTGCTACAAGACTTGCCGGTTCATTAGTCCTGTTCGTCCTCTTTGGTCTCTACTATGCAAAGCGGTCCAGGCCGGTTTATCTCGTCGACTTCGCCTGTTTTAAACCTGAAGATGATCGGAAAATGTCAATTGACTCGTTCATTAACATGACTGAAGATACCGGAGCTTTCACGGAGGAAACGCTTCAATTTCAAAGAAGGATATCGACCCGGTCCGGTCTAGGCGATGAGACGTATTTCCCAAGAGGGATAACATCAAGACCACCAAAGCTGTGCTTCGAAGAGGCTCGATCTGAGGCAGAAGCTGTCATGTTCGGAGCACTCGACTCACTTTTTGAGAAAactggagtcaaaccgaaggATATTGGCATCCTTATCGTGAATTGCAGCTTATTTAGTCCAACTCCATCTCTCTCAGCCATGATAGTCAACCATTACAAGCTACGTACTGATATCAAGAGCTATAATCTTGGTGGAATGGGCTGCAGCGCAGGCCTTATATCAATTGAGCTCGCTAAAAATCTCCTTCAAGCCAATCCTAACACGTATGCCGTTGTGGTGAGCACCGAAAACATTACTCTGAATTGGTATTTCGGCAATGACCGGTCCATGTTGCTATGCAATTGCATATTCCGCATGGGCGGAGCCGCTGTGCTCTTGTCAAACAAGGCACGAGACAGGGCTCGCTCCAAGTACCAGCTCGTTCACCTGGTTCGAACCCATAAAGGCGCGGATGATAAATATTACAACTGCGTGTACCAAAGAGAGGACGACAAAGGAACTATCGGGGTTTCATTGGCTCGTGAATTGATGGCTGTGGCAGGAGACGCATTAAAAACCAATATCACCACTCTGGGTCCCCTTGTTTTACCATTCACGGAACAGTTCATATTCTTTCTTACCCTTGTTCGAAGGAAGATTTTCAAAGCCAAAGTTAAGCCTTATATACCTGATTTCAAGCTTGCTTTCGAGCATTTTTGTATCCATGCTGGAGGAAGGGCGGTTTTGGATGAAGTGCAGAAGAATTTGCAGCTAACAGATTGGCACCTGGAGCCTTCAAGGATGACTCTACATAGATTTGGAAATACTTCTAGTAGCTCACTGTGGTATGAGTTGGCTTATACGGAGGCTAAAGGTCGGGTCTCCGGTGGTGACCGGGTTTGGCAGATTGCATTCGGGTCGGGTTTCAAGTGTAACAGTGCTCTTTGGAGAGCTCTTAGGTCTACCCCAGAGAGTGAGTCAAGGGGTAACCCGTGGAAGGATGAAATTGAGAAGTATCCGGTGAAGGTTCCTCTTGTTTGA
- the LOC18613904 gene encoding heterogeneous nuclear ribonucleoprotein R isoform X1 → MAENAEVDERVDLDDNYMEEEDDDVEEHLEEDVVDDGGDGNGEENDEEEYEDTKSGVSGKDQSSEIERSHIETEHVEDEEKPVASVSEEEKEKHAQLLALPPHGSEVFIGGLPKDVSEEDLRELCEPIGEIFEIRLMKDRESGESKGYAFVAFKSKEVAQKAIEELHSKEFRGKTIRCSLSETKNRLFIGNVPKSWTEDEFKKIIEGVGPGVENVELIKDPQNTSRNRGFAFILYYNNACADYSRQKMSSANFKLDGNTPTVTWADPKSTPDHSAASQVKALYVKNIPDNTSTEKLKEVFQRHGEVIKVVMPPGKAGKRDFGFIHYAERSSALKAVKDTEKYEIDGQVLEVVLAKPQTDKKTDAAYPYSAGLHPNQLTHPGYGGFTGAPYASVSAGFGVATSFQQPVIYGRGPMPSGMQMVPMVLPDGRIGYVLQQPGVQMPPPRPRRVDRSNGPGGPAGRGGSSGGDDGNRSRRYRPY, encoded by the exons ATGGCGGAGAATGCAGAAGTTGATGAGAGGGTGGATCTCGATGACAATTACATGGAGGAAGAggatgatgatgttgaagagCATCTAGAGGAGGATGTGGTGGATGATGGTGGCGATGGAAATGgggaagaaaatgatgaagagGAGTATGAGGACACAAAATCTGGGGTGAGTGGAAAAGATCAATCATCAGAAATAGAAAGAAGCCACATTGAAACAGAGCATgtggaagatgaagaaaagcCTGTCGCTTCTGttagtgaagaagaaaaagagaagcatGCTCAACTTCTTGCCTTGCCTCCCCATGGTTCTGAGGTTTTCATTGGAGGGCTTCCAAAGGATGTCTCGGAAGAAGACTTGAGAGAACTTTGTGAACCAATAGGAGAAATTTTTGAG ATAAGGTTAATGAAAGATAGGGAATCTGGTGAAAGCAAGGGTTATGCTTTTGTGGCATTCAAATCAAAAGAGGTTGCACAAAAGGCAATTGAAGAGTTACATAGTAAAGAGTTCAGG GGTAAAACAATAAGGTGTTCTCTCTCTGAAACTAAAAACAGATTATTTATTGGTAATGTTCCAAAGAGCTGGACTGAGGATGAGTTCAAGAAAATCATTGAGGGTGTTGGTCCTGGAGTTGAAAATGTTGAACTAATAAAG GATCCTCAAAATACAAGCCGTAATCGTGGTTTTGCTTTTATCTTATACTACAACAATGCCTGCGCTGATTATTCCAGGCAGAAAATGTCAAGTGCAAATTTTAAGCTGGATGGCAATACCCCTACTGTCACCTGGGCTGATCCCAAGAGTACACCTGATCATTCTGCTGCTTCCCAG gTGAAGGCTCTGTATGTCAAAAACATACCTGATAACACTTCTACGGAGAAACTAAAGGAAGTTTTTCAGCGCCATGGGGAAGTGATAAAAGTGGTAATGCCACCTGGAAAGGCTGGGAAGCGGGATTTTGGGTTTATACATTATGCTGAAAGGTCAAGTGCTTTAAAGGCTGTCAAAGATACAGAGAAATATGAAATAGATG GCCAAGTCTTGGAGGTTGTCCTTGCCAAGCCTCAGACTGATAAGAAAACTGATGCAGCATACCCTTACAGTGCTGGGCTTCATCCAAACCAGCTTACGCATCCTGGGTATGGTGGTTTTACTGGAGCTCCATATGCTTCTGTAAGTGCTGGATTTGGTGTTGCTACTAGTTTTCAGCAG CCAGTAATATATGGAAGAGGGCCAATGCCATCAGGGATGCAAATGGTACCCATGGTTCTACCAGATGGCCGAATTGGATATGTCCT CCAGCAGCCTGGAGTGCAAATGCCACCTCCTCGTCCTCGAAGAGTTGATCGGAGCAATGGTCCAGGTGGACCAGCTGGACGAGGTGGCAGTAGTGGTGGCGATGATGGCAACCGCAGTAGAAGGTATCGGCCCTATTAG
- the LOC18613909 gene encoding probable protein S-acyltransferase 12: MEINLFRLCSGLRVLGYFMILLVTAIIGVSYYAVVLLTWGPQLLGGGFHSFLSFAIIITFHVLLILLLWSYFRVVFKDPGSVPGNWRPVSPEENLEVGSSFAAADDGLERSRGGYCSHCQNGKPPRCHHCSVCQRCVLKMDHHCVWVVNCVGARNYKFFLLFLLYTFLETTMDTIVLLPSFINFFDEAKNHSSTPANLAIIFLAFVLNLAFALSLLCFLVMHASLLSSNTTSVEVHEKKGAVRWKYDLGRKKNFEQVFGTKKTLWFFPLFSEDDLDNIPALHGIDFPTRSDVEA; this comes from the exons ATGGAAATAAACCTATTCAGGCTTTGCTCTGGCCTCAGAGTCCTCGGCTACTTCATGATCCTCCTCGTCACCGCAATTATCGGGGTCAGTTACTACGCCGTCGTCTTGCTCACCTGGGGCCCACAGTTACTCGGCGGCGGATTCCACTCCTTTTTATCCTTCGCCATCATCATTACATTCCATGTTCTG cttatacttttattatgGAGTTATTTTAGGGTAGTGTTTAAGGACCCTGGCTCTGTACCTGGAAATTGGAGACCGGTTTCCCCGGAGGAGAATTTGGAGGTTGGTAGTTCTTTTGCAGCAGCGGATGATGGATTGGAGAGGTCACGTGGTGGTTATTGCAGCCATTGCCAGAATGGGAAGCCACCGCGGTGCCATCATTGTTCTGTTT GTCAAAGATGTGTTCTCAAGATGGACCACCATTGTGTCTGGGTGGTGAATTGTGTTGGAGCACGCAACTAcaagttttttcttcttttcttg CTATATACATTTTTGGAGACAACAATGGACACCATAGTATTGCTGCCAAGTTTTATCAATTTCTTTGATGAAGCCAAGAATCACTCCTCCACTCCTGCCAATTTGGCAATAATATTTTTGGCCTTTG TTCTCAATTTGGCGTTTGCTCTGAGTCTTCTTTGTTTCCTAGTCATGCACGCATCTCTTCTTTCAAGCAACACAACATCAGTGGAG GTTCATGAGAAGAAAGGAGCAGTCAGGTGGAAATATGACTTGGGCaggaaaaagaattttgaGCAG GTATTTGGCACAAAGAAAACTTTGTGGTTCTTCCCATTGTTCTCAGAAGATGATTTAGACAACATACCAGCACTTCATGGCATAGATTTTCCAACACGTTCAGATGTTGAGGCTTGA
- the LOC18613907 gene encoding CBL-interacting serine/threonine-protein kinase 9 isoform X1, whose protein sequence is MSTKKKTAQGQTRTRVGKYELGRTLGEGSFAKVKFAKNVETGECVAIKILDRDQVLRHRMVEQIKREISTMKLIKHPNVIKIFEVMASKTKIYIVIEFVDGGELFDKIAKRGRLKEDEARSYFHQLINAVDYCHSRAVYHRDLKPENLLLDSFGVLKISDFGLSAFSQQVREDGLLHTACGTPNYVAPEVLKDKGYDGTSSDIWSCGVILFVLMAGYLPFDEPNLAALYKKIWMADFTCPSWFSSGARKLIKRILDPNPLTRISIPEILQDEWFKKGYKPPQFEQEEDVNLDDIDAVFNDSNEHLVTERKEKPVSMNAFELISRSQSFSLDNLFEKQTGHVKRETSFASQCPPNEIISKIEEAAKPLGFNVHKRNYKMKLKGDKSGRKGQLSVATEVFEVAPSLHMVELRKTGGDTLEFHKFYKTFASGLKDIVWTSEEIAEGQRP, encoded by the exons ATGAGCACGAAGAAGAAGACGGCGCAGGGTCAGACGAGGACACGTGTCGGGAAGTACGAGCTGGGAAGAACCTTGGGTGAGGGTAGTTTTGCGAAGGTTAAGTTCGCCAAGAATGTTGAGACCGGAGAGTGCGTGGCTATTAAAATCCTGGACCGTGACCAAGTTCTCCGTCACCGAATGGTCGAACAG ataaaaagagaaatatcAACAATGAAGCTTATCAAGCATCCCAAtgtcattaaaatatttgag GTTATGGCAAGCAAGACAAAGATTTATATCGTGATCGAGTTTGTTGATGGAGGCGAGCTTTTCGACAAAATT GCCAAGCGTGGGAGACTAAAAGAGGATGAAGCTAGAAGCTATTTTCATCAGCTTATTAATGCTGTTGATTACTGCCACAGTAGAGCCGTCTACCATAGAGATTTGAAG CCTGAGAATCTTCTTCTGGACTCGTTTGGTGTTCTTAAGATTTCAGATTTTGGATTGAGTGCTTTCTCGCAGCAAGTTCGG GAAGATGGGTTGCTTCACACGGCCTGTGGGACTCCAAATTATGTTGCTCCAGAG GTGCTCAAAGATAAAGGTTATGATGGTACATCATCTGATATTTGGTCTTGTGGAGTTATTCTCTTCGTACTTATGGCTGGCTATTTGCCTTTTGATGAGCCAAATCTTGCAGCCTTGTATAAAAAA ATCTGGATGGCTGATTTCACCTGTCCATCATGGTTTTCATCTGGTGCAAGGAAATTGATTAAGCGTATTCTTGATCCAAACCCTCTTACA CGTATAAGTATTCCTGAAATTCTACAAGATGAATGGTTCAAGAAAGGGTACAAGCCACCACAATTTGAGCAGGAAGAGGATGTAAATCTTGATGACATAGATGCGGTTTTTAATGACTCAAAT GAGCACCTTGTAAcagaaaggaaagagaaacCCGTATCAATGAATGCTTTTGAGCTTATCTCTAGGTCACAAAGCTTCAGTCTCGACAATTTGTTTGAGAAGCAGACG GGTCATGTTAAGCGAGAAACCAGTTTTGCTTCCCAATGTCCTCCAAATGAAATTATCTCCAAAATTGAGGAAGCTGCTAAGCCTCTGGGCTTTAATGTTCACAAGAGAAACTACAAG atgaagttgaaaggtgaCAAAAGTGGGAGAAAGGGCCAGCTTTCTGTTGCTACCGAG GTGTTTGAGGTGGCTCCCTCCTTGCACATGGTGGAGCTCCGGAAAACTGGTGGTGACACCTTGGAGTTTCACAAG TTCTACAAAACTTTTGCATCTGGATTGAAAGATATAGTCTGGACATCTGAAGAAATTGCTGAAGGGCAAAG GCCATAG
- the LOC18613911 gene encoding GRF1-interacting factor 3 — translation MQQPPQMIPVMPSFPPTNITTEQIQKYLDENKKLILAILDNQNLGKLAECAQYQAQLQKNLMYLAAIADAQPQTTPTIPPQMAPHPAMQPGGYFMQHPQAAAMAQQPGIFSQKLPLQFNNPHQMQDPQQQLHQQHQQAIQGQMGIRPGGPNNGMHPMHAEAALGGGSSGGPPPGSGPNDARGGNKQEGSEAGADGQGGTAAGHGGGDGAEEAK, via the exons ATGCAGCAGCCACCGCAAATGATCCCTGTGATGCCTTCATTCCCACCTACTAACATCACCACTGAACAGATTCAGAAG TACCTTGATGAGAACAAGAAGTTGATTTTGGCAATTTTGGACAATCAGAATCTTGGAAAACTTGCTGAATGCGCCCA GTATCAAGCTCAGCTGCAAAAGAATTTGATGTACTTAGCTGCGATTGCGGATGCACAACCACAGACAACACCAACGATACCTCCTCAG ATGGCGCCACATCCTGCGATGCAACCAGGAGGATATTTTATGCAGCATCCTCAGGCTGCTGCAATGGCACAGCAACCTGGAATATTTTCCCAAAAGTTGCCATTACAATTCAATAACCCACATCAAATGCAGGATCCACAGCAGCAGCTGCACCAGCAGCATCAACAAGCCATCCAAGGGCAAATGGGAATCAGACCTGGAGGGCCCAATAATGGCATGCATCCCATGCATGCTGAGGCTGCTCTTGGAGGTGGCAGCAGTGGTGGCCCCCCTCCAGGTTCAGGCCCAAATGATGCACGTGGTGGAAACAAGCAAGAGGGCTCTGAGGCTGGTGCTGATGGGCAGGGGGGTACAGCTGCTGGGCATGGTGGTGGTGATGGAGCAGAGGAGGCAAAGTAA